aaaaacaatgataGAGGTGCTATTTGCATACAATACAGGCACATATTAAAAGATAATAGGCATCAAAGAATTTATTCAACAAAGTGGTAGTAGCAATTATAATTCCAgaatttcatattaaaaacagggaaaaagaTCAGTATCGGTATATACAGGATAAATATTTGCAATAATGTTAGTACTACAGTGGATTGAGGACACACGACCATTAAGAGCAATTCTTTTTTCAGATTCAAGTTCATCATTAGCAAGCATACGATTCAAGACTTTAATTGAAATACAACAAATACTATACAGAATTCAAATGATGGGCCTGACAGTAGTTTTGTATGGAGACCGGCACATATTGGTGTTAAATGGCAAATAAACTTAAAGGAGGCTGTGAAAATAGCTGCAGTGATGTGGCCGTCAGCTTCATTAAAGCAGAGACTTGAGGATCAATAAACAGAGGTTGAAGGAAAGGTGGCAGAAGCAATGGGATTTCAAGGAAAAGTGGGAGAAATTAGATGGGCAGGAAGAAACAGGAGAGACGAAACAATAATATCAAGTCTCAGATTTGAACACAGGACTAAACACTACGTTGCAAAAAATAGGAAAACGTGATTATTGTGGGCAAGAGGAAACAGTTCATCATGTCATAGTGCACTGtaagaaatatgaataaaaaagaatgCATCTAATTGTAAACCTGGGCAACATTTTGATTTAAGATATATCctacaaaataactcaaaaagCAAGTGTTATTGAAATAAGTTTCCATTATCTTAGaataacaaatataattgagatttttttttactaaatataatagataatataaatataagacATTCTGATCCACACTCCATACCAGATGGTGGTGGTAGTGCAGCAAATCGTTGTTTGCCAACTGCCAATACAACctcaaagaagaggaagaagaacaagacGTCCCCTTCCGGTCAGGCACACAAGGTcgtcacagcagcaacagctacACGCTAACATGATGTCCCTAGCTGCCCGGTCAGGGCCTTTTTCTCCTTATATGCAGGCCACTGCTTTTGCTGTCGCTGGTCCCTTAAAAGCCCTGGTCCCTGGGATTGTTTTGAAGGGAGAGAAGATCTTGTTGAACCCGAAGGAAAAGTTCCTGTGCCGCGAGTCGCTGAACGGTCAAAGCCCAAAGACGGGCCCTGCGGTGATGGTTAGCATCAACGGTAAGTGCGTCGTTGGTAGCCGGCTTTAACTTTAACTGAGGAGGCTAAATCACCTCTGCTGTCGGCGGTCAATCCAGCCGTCGTTTGTATTTCCGTAGTCAAACCAGCCGCCCCTTTATCTGGAATGCTACCATATTCAAACCATGGTACTAGTCGAAGCGGCTTAGAGCAGATGTGAAGAGCGACTTTATCTGTCATTTTCCTCACCCTCTAAAGACGTGTTGCAGTATCAGTGAACTATCTGAAAATAGAACATGAAATCTGTACGCTCCCcgaacagaaacaacacaatttcAATGAATTATGAGTTGGAATATGTAAGCGAGTACTTCcagttttcaaagtaaaaacgATAACTGGCGACTGACAAAATgcataatatgaaaatatgtttagATTACATTCTTTCGAAGTGAGAAATGTTGCCAGTATCTCATAAATTAAACACTTGCTAAACTTGGATTAGTTCATCAGATTTGAGAAGTTCCACAGCTGTAGTTTGAAAAAATGTAAGGTCTGATATCATCTACTCTGATAGTACTCTTTCTTCCATAAGTAGATAATTTTTTtgtaatacatatatattaaaatacttgaATAAATAGTATGCAGCTTTGCTCCAAAGTATTTTTTCTTCAGGTGCATCCCGTTGTGATGTCCATGCAAAACTACATTTTACAGCTAACAGTCTTCTTTGAAGGCTGTAGTGTAAAATGTTCCCATACTTGTAACGAGTTTTGtcatacacattttttttaaaaacatttactctGTAAAGTGGGTGGCGTATTCACGTGAGCAAGTCACGGCATTGGCTGGTGTATTGCGCTTGGGACTGTACTACGAAGCAGAATTTTTGGTTATTGGGATAACTTGAGGTTTAATTCAGAGTTATTGGTCCTACGAACCTTGTTCACATAAATCACCAAAAGTAACTTAAGCTGAAAGTAACCGAATGCAAGCACTGttcactgaccaatcaatttCTTTGAAACCTGACAATCGTTCTTAGAGGATCCCACAGAGCTGGTGCACAGATTCTTAGTGTCTCTTGGGAGATCAAGGGTCTTCAGAGTGCGGCAAAATCTTTTTTTAGCctggataatgtgtttgtacttACATTTTTCTTGTATATAAAATTGCTCCTTGTTGTGAAATATGCAGTTCTGCTCCCAGTGCTCTTGTCCGTGTCAGCGATATGCAGTAAACACCGCCCCTTTTATGGCCACATGCTCAGTAGAGTAGGAAAACCTAGGTTGACTTAAGTTGATAAACAGCATCTTGTGAACGCTTAGCCTGACTGCAtttgttaggttaagttcagaTTACTGAAAGATATTATGGATTTGTTCAACTGGCTTCAAAATACAGGCCACAGCGTGCATCATAACATAGACACAACTAATCGATTAAATTCATTGCGAACTAATTTGCGAGTTAATCCAGAAATTTGTGTACATTCAAGGTGAATTTCAGGCTTTTGGGGCATTAACCTACATTATTAAGTCTAACTGATAAcccattttgtttttatctgaagGCTGTGCAGGAGTCAGGTTTGCCCACACAGACGTAAGGATACCTGATTTCTCAGACTACAGGCGTGCAGAGGTGATCGACCCCAACAGGTCATCCCAGGAGAGTGGTGAATCTAGAAGAGTTTTCTCCTACCTGGTTACTGGGGCCTCAACAGTGGTGGGTGTCTATGCCGCCAAGACGGTGGTGACTCAGTTTGTTTCTTCAATGAGTGCTTCAGCTGATGTCCTGGCCCTATCCAAGATCGAAATCAAGTTGAGCGACATCCCGGAAGGCAAGAACATGACCTTCAAGTGGAGAGGCAAGCCGCTTTTCGTCCGTCACCGCACAGAGAAGGAGGTCGCCACAGAAGCGGCTGTGAACATTGCAGAGTTGCGAGACCCTCAGTACGACAAGGACCGGGTCATCAACCCCAGCTGGGTTATCGTCCTCGGGGTGTGCACACATCTGGGCTGCGTGCCAATTGCCAATGCCGGAGACTACGGAGGTTACTACTGCCCCTGTCACGGCTCGCACTACGATGCTTCAGGCCGAATCAGAAAGGGTCCCGCACCCCTCAACCTAGAAGTCCCCTACTATGAGTTCCCAGATGACGACACGGTGGTGGTGGGATAGATGACTGCGTTAGACTGAAATCACATAGTACAACAGTTTTTGCTCTGGCTGTAACACAGTTTATATTAATCTGATAAAGGAAATGTTGAGGTGTATTTGTACTCTGTTTGTCTTACTGCTTTTGCTAGCAAAAGAAACTGTTGACAGCAGCTTCCTAGAGGTAATAGCACTGATTACCCAAAAACGTTATGACCGACATGGGCTCTCTGACCAGTCTTCAGTGTGTTGTGAAACA
This genomic stretch from Hippoglossus hippoglossus isolate fHipHip1 chromosome 3, fHipHip1.pri, whole genome shotgun sequence harbors:
- the LOC117759433 gene encoding cytochrome b-c1 complex subunit Rieske, mitochondrial, with the translated sequence MVVVVQQIVVCQLPIQPQRRGRRTRRPLPVRHTRSSQQQQLHANMMSLAARSGPFSPYMQATAFAVAGPLKALVPGIVLKGEKILLNPKEKFLCRESLNGQSPKTGPAVMVSINGCAGVRFAHTDVRIPDFSDYRRAEVIDPNRSSQESGESRRVFSYLVTGASTVVGVYAAKTVVTQFVSSMSASADVLALSKIEIKLSDIPEGKNMTFKWRGKPLFVRHRTEKEVATEAAVNIAELRDPQYDKDRVINPSWVIVLGVCTHLGCVPIANAGDYGGYYCPCHGSHYDASGRIRKGPAPLNLEVPYYEFPDDDTVVVG